Sequence from the Vanacampus margaritifer isolate UIUO_Vmar chromosome 18, RoL_Vmar_1.0, whole genome shotgun sequence genome:
TACTGATATTTTCTGATTAtaggtttaaacatttttatctaTTAGACCgcctgtcataaaaaaaagagaacatgtttaaatattgaaaacgtatgtattaaaatattttgactaACCtcttatgtttgtgtgtgcagctTTAGTTAGTCCCACGCAAACCTTGATTGCTGCCTAAAATGCTTTGAAATTGTCATGTCAAGCTTTTAATAAATTGTTCAACTTGAACCGGAGTCTTTGTGTTTTATGAGTCATTTGTGCCCTCAACTCATTCGAATCTTTAGTGCGTAAGCTTGAGTTGAGAATTTCACAGCAGTCACTACTGTGGACACGAGCGTAATCTTACTACTACTGTTGGTCTCCACCTGACTCCAAATGACACCAAATTGTCAAATTGATGTAACTTTGGCTAACGTAAGTTAGAAGGGAACAGAAAATGTATTGTCTATTGTAATGGCTGATGTGCAACACTACTCAAAACTTAAAGTGACCCTCAAAAACTGCTTTGGCTGCCTTTAACTCCGCCCAATTTTGGCTCCACCAATCATGAAGCTGCTTAAATTTGCATAACCACGCCCACTACCAACGGACCAATCACATCGCGCCAATTTACACTTTCCCCCCAATCTGACCAATCACATTGCTTCAAACATACCCACGTTTagaacagccaatcacagctcttcTAATTTGCATAGCCACGCCCACctatcaaccaatcacagcatttTATCCTCATTGCCCCACCCAGTTCCAGTATCATCGGCGAATCATTCTACAGTATTTCCAGCCTCGTCACACCCCCTTTCcaatttttggggatttttcggggaaaaagtttttgggcggaaaatatataaaatttttgggtggaaaaaaaaaaatataaaaatgttttgtatagaagttttatatatatagaactttatttgtatagaacttcattttttatttttacttaatgtttgtgttttaagtGATTTGTATGAGAAGGACAAATTGAGAGTTAAAGTGGTCTTTTGGAATCAAGCTTTATTTTGCAGAGTAGAAATTAAATCACAAAGCAAGCAAAAGTAACAAGTTGAATGACGATCTACTCGTCCCTGCGACGAGTGTTGTGAAGTGGGTCGGCCGGGAAGAAGTGTGgatctaaaacaaaaaaacaaaacacgagTTAGTAAGTTAAGTCAACTTGTACAGAAAAAATGTTTGGCATGAAACCTACCAAGACGAGTCTTTTCTGCAACAGTTTTCACACGGCTGCATTTTCAGGAAGCTGATCACGTACGTTTCTTGTTGCCTATAGAAAAGAGGGGGCGGGTTGATCAAACTTGCCACGATTGTGTAATGAAGACTAAACATCTCCCACTGTACCCTGTGGATGCGGAAGCAGCAAGAAAACCCAAAAGTGTTGTTGGCGTGCCGCTCTGCTTTGTGCTTGTAGATACTCCATCGTCTAGCCCTGCTGCGTGAATCCGGCTCTTCAGCACCACCTGGTGGACAAGAGCAAGAACAACATGCAAGAGGTAAAGTACCTTGTTGAGCAGGCTTCAGATTTTTCTGTACAACACACCCGAGTCGCAAGAACAGAAACCTCCGAAAAACCTGCAGGGCTCCGCCCCTCAAGGACCGGGAAATATATCTACGTtcacaaagtaaaaaccttgaaacaaaatggctgtttCTACTCAGCAGTTGGAGACAAGCTCATTATCAGTTGAGTTGGAGCACCTGTAACGAAGGccaggcagggtttttactttccggacctggattCTCCAACACCACAGTAAGTGTCTCATCGGCACTTTGGTAGAACTGTAGAAGAGAAACATGTTAACGCAAGAaaataaaggggaaaaaatgctcaCGACTTACCTCAGTCTTGTTCCACAGCGCTCAGTGAAGTTTTATCATGACTGCGGGCAAAGGTGTAAAATTatgacacaaaaatgtcttCCCAATCACATGGTGAAATAAATTAGTCAAACATTTGGAGTCTTGCGAAAGTGTGCGTTTTACCACTTACCAGTGAAGACAGCACTGGACGGCCTGAAAGATAAGGGAAAATTCTTGTAAgcattttacttttaaacaatTAGCCTTACAAGCTAGTTTGCCTTACCAACATGACATTTGCTGAAATGTTAAGCAAGAGGAGAGCTGTAAAAGTCGGACACAGAGATAAGAATCACGCAGTTTGAtacagtttaatttaaaaaaaaaattaaaacaaaagatgtCATTTTGCAGCCAACCTGGTCCTTGCTTGTAGACATAAATGAGTTTTCTTGTGAAACCAccggaagtcggccattttgggctCAATTTGCAGATTGCCACCTGTAGACAATTAGACAATTAACAAGCATACATACTAGTTTCATTCCGCCTAATTGTGAATAATATGCATTATGCACAAGTTTTGTCGACTTACCTTCGGGGGAAAAAACGCCACTTGCTTTCATCCAGGtactggaagaagaaaaaaattgccagcATGTTAGCAAGATGCAAGTACGCCAAAAGTGCCACCACATCACGTTAAAAGTGAGCAAAAGCAGTGAGTTTTAAAAAGCTACAGCGAACACTCACCTTGTCAAAGTGTTGGATGAACTTGTGAAAGTGCGTGCGGACGAGGACGACGGGCTTTCTGTCTGAGGTGAGAAAGAATGATTGTCACGTTGACGCGCCTCTAGTGACCCGGCTTATATAGGTTTCCGGTGATGACGTCActtacagaaaaaaactttatttagcagagaaactaatagaaatggagTAATGATGCATTGGAAAAGCGAGAGGGATATGTTATAAATGACAGATGTCTTGACTATATCGCACTTAGTCGTTATCACGTTGCATTGAAATAAGATTTAATAAATATCAATTCACATGTAACTTCAAGTTGGTCGAGAGGAATAAGAATCCGCTTGCGATCCAGACGATCCTGGTACGACTATTTCTCTTGCTCACGTAAGAGTTCTTAAATGCAGAACACTTCGGAATCGAACCGGGGTCGTCTGAGCCGCAGGTAAAGTTTTTACCCCTCGACCACTTTGTCACTCCCCCGCCTGGTTTTCTTTCATATTTCAGGTTGCAAGTGAACCAACGTGCTTTGCTTACATTCTTCTTCATTGACATGCCACATGGGACTTCCTGATTATTCCACAACCCGCCACCACATTGCACACCGATTTGTCTCCAGCTTCACCAGTTGTGGCTTTGGTAGGACTGCTTGTGTCTCCCTTCGCCATCAAAGTGAACATGTTCAGTACcccatctccccccccccccccccacctccatcACTAAACCTGTCCTGCCCTATCCACTTTGAAACATTTGATTAcgcatttactttttttttcttctcccaaaTACAGCTTCCATTTTGTCTTGAAATTGCTAACGAATCACAAACGAGGAGAGAGGCAGCGTAGATTGTTACATGTACTTTATTAGGAGAAACAAATATGAATTCAAgatattgcacttttttttccaccagaAAGTCCAAGTAAACAATGGGGAACATTTGTGGGGACACCCAGCTGTCCTTCGGGGTCAGGTTGGAAGAGGACCCAGAGCACCACATATTCTCTGCCTGTGGACGTGGGGAGACAAGGACACTACATTAGGTACAAATGCacaatcaaatatattttttttatatggagaACATTTTAtatcacaataaaataaatcctgatgtttatttttgtcttaaaacTCCACAAAATTAATGGTAATAATATCAAATATTTGGTAGTACAGTACAACCACCTTATTAAGGAATGCAGTACAGTGCAAAGAATTCAAAGAAATACAACAGTGCTTCAAGTACATAGATTGTCCCCTCAAATTTTGCGTGTCGGGGAGTTAAAAgtgaccacaagatggcgccaaatctATTAGTTAATCGCAGAGGACCTTTCGAAATGATTATCTTTATTGAATACGATTATTAGTTAATATCAAGTGCTACATACTAATTACGTctagtttgaaattttgactttTGGTACATAACGTTGATAACTactacacataaaaaaaaaagatgacttttccCACTGCTTTCATAACTCCTCGGGCAGTTCTCGTGGTGAGTTCCAAAACACTCGGAATAAAAGAATTTCATCGTGTGCACACTCACCAGCTCTTTCTACCGACTTTAacatactgtacttaaaaaaaaaactaaaattcaaaacaacACTCTAATCGAAATTGCCTAGcggtgtttttgtttcctttcccTAAAACTCGTAAACCGCAAGTGGAATTGTTCCAATTTCAAATTGTTCGTGGACGCAGCATGGGAATCCCAATGACGTCCAACACGGAAGCAACGCGGTGCACCCACTGGACAGCTCCTTCTTGTGCAAAGTTGTCTTTTCGAGCATTGACTGTACTTAACACTCGTTTGCTTTTGCTATGAAGCGGAAAGTCACCATGTTGACTGCGAAGGACTTAAAGTGCATCCCACCCAGACAGCCCAGAACGTTTGTCTTCCTCACCGAAAGGCAATTAAACGCTTCGAATCTGCCGCCTTGACTAGTAAAGGCTAAAACCGGCATAAGCGGAAGTGACGCAGGCTGCCTCGGATTTAAACGGTAGTGACGTACTGCTGCATTGCTACATGCTGCTAAACGCGCTAGCTTAAATTCTTGGTATAATATAAATGTTCCCAGGTGTAATAAAAgactggagagaaaaaatctcACGACGGAAACGTAGTGCAGTGCGACACGAGCGATCGTCAAGTGTGGGTGTGTCGGTGTGCGTCACGTAACTAGTTAGCTAATGGTCACTTGAATGTCAACAATAGTATATTATCTTCGACCTAAGTGCCATAAGATGAAGCAACACCAACTCTCTGCTGGGAAACGCTATGCCAAACCTATTCTCTTCGGGACGCTCATTGTTGGACTGGGCGCTGCCTTCCTGAACAGGTACCGCATAATTTGCGAATAAAAAATCTCTTTCTGTACATATTTGACATTTCGTTCCTGTGTCATGTGCAGGCACAGGATTTTCGAAGGCACGGAGGACTTGCGAGCGCAGGAGCGTGCGAGGAACGAGGCCAAGAGGATGGAGGTCGTGGAGAGGAGGCACAAACTGTTGGCAGAGGTGGCGGAAAAGAGAAGGAAAAGACTCGAGCACACACACGAAGGGCCTTAAATAGCATTAGGAAATGGCTCTTCATGTGGACATGATTATACATGGATGTTAAAAACATAAAGGTTGAATCGTTTCCATATGATGCAATCCAAATTATGTTTTCAATTTCATAGATTGAAACCATCCCTTTAATTGTGGATGGATAGAATGTTTTCTATGGTGGATGTTATCACACAACACTCAAGTccgttttgtgtttttaatttgaaataaattaaatatacaaaCATCGACACACAGGTGATATTGCACATGaaagaataaatacaaatggacAGAAAAGTGCTTGGTTTGTCTTGTTATgtaaggaccaaaactgccaacattaaataacgtccctgaaaataaataaataacttgcaTCATTTAAGtggaattaaatacaaaatgtgtcaaTTAATGAAATCTTTTTATGTAAAACCATTACTAATTATTCTTAGTCTgctatattaaatatattttttaaataatcctgacattaaatgacatttttgatgtgataattcacatttttgtatatattttaatcCACTATAGTCCTGACCCGTTTTAGTCATTTAAATAGGCAACAAATTGATTTCTTGCCGCCTGTAGCTGGAATGTAAACGATCAATATGACCCAAAGTGTGACACATTTGAACGGTGCCCTATTTGTCGTCGGTCACGAGCGAGACAGAAAGCAAATGCAATGCAAAAGACCGCCGTCGTCGACTTTagaaacatttacaaacatcaaTAAACAATGAAATTATTCAGGAAACACTTTACCGTGCATGTGAACACTCGCTTGGACTCTGACTTCTTATTGCTGAGTGATGAGTGAAAAAGTGTTTGCATATCACTTCACTGTCTGCTTGTGTGTGCTGTTGTCACCACACAGTCACATGACATCCTTTActtgaggaggggggggggggggggtgttcgtGCGGTGCTCAAACTGTGAGGGGTACGGAGGCAGCGGGAGGGACTGTGATGGCTGTGAGGGTCCCTGGATCGAGGCTGCTGGCCCCCCTgctactgcaaaaaaaacaaaaaactattaattaataaaagactTCACAGTTAcatgtaaaaaattataatgaattacaaattaaaaaacataaaataaatttacatgttgcaaaatatcacattttatttacttagcagtttatattgtataaaaaaaattataataataataatttgtgaaaGTGCGGCGTTCCTCAGGGTTCCATTTACAGCCCACTGCTTCTTAGTTTGAGATTTTCTCCAtttccattaactctttgactaccagacgttttcagaaaagggatgccgtgggtgccagccgatttaagcatttttgactgatatttcaaggtccacagaaaatgttgtgtttggactatggaaacacacatactaccaaatgaaagattggactctcatctttcatcagaaaaaaaagtttgtttctaccttattccgttttttcagtaatcaacaatagaaaatggttagtttcacctgttttgaaaaaaaaacgtcttttaacgtctttggcactcctccataggattttactaaacgttatttaacgtttttggcagtcaaagagctagatTACCCTTAATTCCTATGGAAATTTTCCACCCCTTTTGCAACTCCTTTCCAGGAATCACCCTTGACTCATCATCccaccacataaaaaaaaaaaaaaaaaaaaaaaagagactcacGCTTTGTCCAAATAGGTGATATGCAGTGACTGCGAGTACGCGCTATTGTTAGCATTGAGGATGTTGCCGTTGTCCAGAGCGTAGTTCTTCTTGGCCTGCTGCTCCTTGGCCAGGTTCCTGCACGCGGCCAGTTTGGCCTCCAGGACCTGCCGGAACATGAGGCTCATGACGAGGaggaaccaaaaaaataatcatttttgaggGTTTACAGAAATACAAAGCGGACTCACCCCGACTTTCCTCAGTAGGTCGCTAACGATGTTGAGAGCTGATATTCGCGCTGAGGGAGTTAGCGGTGAGTTGCTGGCGTAGCCTGTAGAAAGtccttgaaggaaaaaaaaaaaaaaggacgaggTGACTCGCAAGGACCGGTGAGTGATTAAGAGCtccgtcccaatacttttgctcatgcCGTAAAACGTTATTTTGCACCGACCCGCGGCATTAGCGAGAAGGGCGTTGTCCAGGCCTTTGCTGAGAGGCGTGGCGGGCGTGGAGAGCGATAGCGACTCCATCTTGACGTCGTCGTGCCCGGGCTCGCTCACGTCCGCCTGACGCTCGCGCACAGCTAGCTCCTGACGCAAGTCTGACAAAATACAtgcattcattgccattgacggccatagacgtcaaatttatgatttttttttttttttttttttttttttaaagatgtcacCTCTGGCTTCATCTTTGAGTCTCTGAACGGACTCGAGGAGCGACTCCTTCTCGTCCAGCTCGCTCTCCAGGAAGGCGTTCCTCTCGATGGCCTGGTTCAGACGTTGCTCGAAGTTCTCCAGAGACACGATGGTCGCTCTGAAGGGCGCCgacgacaaaacaaaacaacaccgTCAGAAGAAAATCGCTCAAAAGCAACCGCAAAAAACCTCTCCAGACCTCTTGGCTCGCTCTAGATCGTCATTGGACTGTTCCAGTTCTCGCACGTATTTGTGGAGCTGCTCCTTGATGCTGCTCGTCTGCACCAGGTCGTCCTCCAGAACGGAGATCTGCTTGTAGCTCTGGGAGTATTGCTGCTCCAGCCTCTCCTGTCACAGCGCACACAAATATTTTAGCATCATCATACCATTTTTGTACTACTTTCATAATTTAGTCAGAAAGACCAGGAAAAAAAACGCTAATATATACTTAGTATATTTATGTTTACCTTGAGCATCTCCACGTCGTTCTTCAGCCTGAGGTTGTCCGACTGGAGGTCCTTCAGGCGATGCTCGGCCTGGCCCAGCTGAGCTTCCAGCTCGGCCTCCAGCTCCCTGCTGCCCTCCTGGAACTCCAGCAGCTCCTCGTGAGCCTCCTGGTAGCTGTCGGCAGAAAGACATCAGGCTAAACAGGAAGCACTGATGATGTAAGAAGGCGCATCTGAAAATGGATGCTAGCGGTGCGATGTAAATATGTCGCATCAACAAAATGCAGGCGTGTTCTTCTCAGCTGGCAAGAAACTTTAAATTGGTTACAACTCAAAAACAACATGTCACATACGTTGTCTTGTACTTGACGTAGAGAGCTTTCCAATAGTTGATTTCCTCATCCTTGGAGGAGAATTTAGGTATTTTGTCCGCTTCCATGGTCATCGCATCTACGCAAGAAGAAAGTTCATGTAATTgagtttctaaaaataaataaaatacgttatttaaaatgtatttatttatttgtactgtGGCTGCTTCTAACGCCTGCAGATTTAGCTCAGACGACAACATATATAGCAAACATAAGATACGCAAATGTAAACGAAACATTACCAAATATTCTTCATTATTGCTAATGAATTAAATCACTAAaattgaagaaaagaaaagcggATTCTCGACATGAATAGAAACGAaggcaaaatgtcaaacatggcTTAGCTGGTTCAAAACCACTCCATcgtgtatttttaacatttgcGCTCTCACATCGATGCAAAACAAGAGGAATGCATAAGTCGTAAGTTTACCTGCTAAACATCACCTCGTAAAAAGAGATATTTGTCATCTAAATGAGATGTTTTTCGGCGCATTTAGCTCGAAGCTAGTGGAAATGCTTCCTCCTTGCTCGTCGTGTTACAGAGCGGCTGTCGAGGTCACAGAGCGGAACATCGGCGCCGCCCGCTGGTCATCTTCTGTAAGTACGCTGCTCGCGCACGAGAAGAAAGGAATAAAAATACGCATTGTTTTTGTACTCTGATACAAAATTCAAACAGTTAATGTTCCTGTGAATTTTGATACACTGTGGTATGtaagtcaaaaataataaaatacacggTATGTAGCCGTTACGTGAAGAACGTACGAGAATGTCACTACATCAAAAGACGTCGAAACGTCACGTGTTGCCAGGCGAAGGCgagcataaaaagaaaacagattTAGTCA
This genomic interval carries:
- the LOC144038322 gene encoding nuclear distribution protein nudE-like 1-A; translated protein: MTMEADKIPKFSSKDEEINYWKALYVKYKTTYQEAHEELLEFQEGSRELEAELEAQLGQAEHRLKDLQSDNLRLKNDVEMLKERLEQQYSQSYKQISVLEDDLVQTSSIKEQLHKYVRELEQSNDDLERAKRATIVSLENFEQRLNQAIERNAFLESELDEKESLLESVQRLKDEARDLRQELAVRERQADVSEPGHDDVKMESLSLSTPATPLSKGLDNALLANAAGLSTGYASNSPLTPSARISALNIVSDLLRKVGVLEAKLAACRNLAKEQQAKKNYALDNGNILNANNSAYSQSLHITYLDKASRGASSLDPGTLTAITVPPAASVPLTV